The proteins below are encoded in one region of Triticum aestivum cultivar Chinese Spring chromosome 1B, IWGSC CS RefSeq v2.1, whole genome shotgun sequence:
- the LOC123140767 gene encoding uncharacterized protein, with amino-acid sequence MGFPEPEPEPKGLVAMQQQQEPARASGGSIASRNKSKGSPCQQGLVAHGSVASPGKRKGSPRQQDYVADGSVDLRTDINRTPRQEDESSQGGPAKDYSGPHGPHLPEDIWCHIHSLMPLRDAARAACVSRAFKFSWRCYPKLTFSEETLGLDGHVNRNADARAFTTKVDHILEKHSGVGIKTLELLGALDYNAKDRSYLDKWLQMAITPVLEELWLYLSSVNNKYEFPCLILSHGNAASLRRLHLSKCTFRPTVGLGCLRSLTILSLLQVRITGDELGSLLSSSFALERLELRHCEKISCLAIPCLLLRLNYLEVLYCKNLRIIENKAPNLTHFTLVECKSLQVQLSHLASSQMKSVCMDCPGVIGYIRAKLASSMPNLQSLLIYSSEMVDAPMSSKFLHLKYLNIILRRGTFSLSYDYLSLASFLGASPSLETFILDVWEPRMEHVSASTDLSEPREMPGHNHGKLKNVRIDGFYSTKSLIELACHIVHIATSLESLILDTRDRPREIFYFGTRRENILKSRRALVAIQTYIRPKVPSTVQFLVLEPCN; translated from the exons ATGGGGttcccggagccggagccggagccgaagGGGCTCGTGGCCATGCAGCAACAGCAAGAGCCAGCCAGAGCCAGTG GTGGATCGATTGCTTCGCGAAACAAAAGCAAAGGCTCGCCATGCCAACAAGGTTTGGTTGCTCACGGATCAGTTGCTTCGCCGGGTAAGAGGAAGGGCTCACCCCGCCAACAAGATTATGTTGCAGATGGATCGGTTGATTTACGGACTGACATAAATCGCACACCCCGCCAAGAAGATGAAAGTTCTCAGGGTGGTCCAGCAAAGGACTATTCAGGGCCACACGGCCCACACCTTCCAGAG GACATCTGGTGTCATATACATTCCCTAATGCCACTCCGAGATGCCGCCCGGGCTGCTTGTGTGTCTCGTGCCTTCAAATTCTCCTGGAGATGCTATCCCAAGCTCACTTTCAGTGAAGAAACATTGGGTTTGGATGGACATGTGAATCGAAACGCTGATGCAAGAGCTTTTACTACCAAAGTTGACCATATTCTTGAGAAGCACTCAGGCGTTGGCATAAAGACACTGGAGCTTCTAGGAGCTCTAGATTACAATGCCAAAGACCGTTCGTATCTTGACAAATGGCTTCAAATGGCAATTACACCAGTACTTGAGGAACTTTGGCTCTATTTATCTTCAGTAAATAACAAGTACGAATTCCCATGCTTAATTCTATCACATGGGAATGCAGCCTCGCTTCGACGTCTTCACCTTTCAAAATGTACCTTTCGTCCCACAGTTGGCCTTGGTTGCTTGAGAAGCCTGACAATATTAAGTCTACTCCAAGTGCGCATTACAGGTGATGAGTTAGGTTCCCTTCTTTCTAGTTCTTTTGCTTTGGAGCGATTGGAACTCAGGCATTGCGAGAAAATAAGTTGCTTGGCGATACCTTGCCTTCTTCTGAGGCTCAACTACCTGGAGGTGTTATATTGCAAGAACCTGCGAATCATAGAGAACAAAGCTCCAAATCTCACCCATTTTACATTAGTGGAATGTAAATCCCTGCAGGTACAACTGTCACATCTAGCATCATCTCAAATGAAGAGTGTATGCATGGATTGTCCTGGCGTTATTGGTTATATTCGTGCTAAGCTTGCATCAAGCATGCCAAACCTTCAATCCCTTCTCATATATTCATCCGAG ATGGTTGACGCACCAATGTCCAGCAAATTTCTCCACCTCAAGTATTTGAATATAATTCTCAGGAGAGGGACCTTTTCCCTAAGCTATGATTATCTCTCTCTGGCATCTTTCTTGGGCGCTTCCCCTTCCTTGGAGACCTTCATCTTGGAT GTATGGGAACCACGCATGGAGCATGTCTCAGCTTCCACGGATCTCTCGGAGCCAAGGGAGATGCCTGGACACAACCATGGCAAGCTCAAGAACGTGAGGATCGACGGCTTCTACTCCACGAAGAGCTTGATTGAGCTGGCATGCCATATCGTTCACATCGCAACCTCGCTCGAGTCGCTTATATTGGACACCCGAGATAGGCCAAGGGAAATCTTCTACTTTGGTACGCGAAGGGAAAATATTCTTAAATCCCGTAGAGCACTTGTGGCTATCCAAACTTACATCAGGCCGAAGGTTCCATCCACAGTTCAGTTTCTTGTTCTGGAGCCTTGTAACTGA